In the genome of Thermoproteus tenax Kra 1, the window CGAGGAACTTGGCGCGGGGCGCGTCGCCTAAGACGTAGGCAGACGCTCTGTACTCCACCTGCCCGTCCACGGCTATCTGGACGTGTATGCCGTAGTCTATGGGGACGCCGTACTCCGCCTCTATGGCCATGGCGTACCCAGCCAGCGCTACGTCCACGTTCTGGCTGGGGCCGAACTTGAACTCCACCACGGCCCCCAGCGCCACTCCGTCCGCCACGACGTAGCTGAGGCCGAGGGGGGCGCCGTCCACAGCTATCTGGGCGGCTATGGGGGCGGCGTAGAAGGCGGCGGCGTCGCGGCTTCTGGCCAGGCGGGAGGCCAGCACGTATTGGTACTCGCCGGTGAGCCTTACGGCGATGTACCTATACAGCGCCTCGGCCTTAGCTCTGAGGTCCTCCGGCATGCCCTCGCCGGGAGGAGACATGGGAGCGCCCGAGTATACGTACCTCCTGAAGTCCTCCAGCGCCTTGAAGAGGACCGCGTGTAGGGCCTGCCCCTCGGCGAGCGGCTTGGTGGGCTGGGGCCTCTCCCCCAACACGTACTTGAGGTAGAGGCTCCTCCCCGTGGGGCAGTAGCCGTAGGCGAAGTCGGAGAGGGCGAGGCCTAGGTAGGCGGGGGGTTTGACCGGCTGTCTGTCGTAGGCCCAGCCCCTCAGCTCCGGCGAAACCTCGGCGGGGCCCTGGGTGACCTTGGCCCTCCTCAGAAGGCGGGCGATCTCCAGGAGTGTCAACACGAAGTTTTGATGAGGTGTAGTGAAATCCTTTTTCGTCTACAAGGTTTATATCTCGGGTTGCAGGTGGCTTGCAATGAGGATGGGCATCACGGTGGGGTTTGAGCACAGGTTCGCGGTGCGGGCTCTCGCCAAGCTGGGGCCGGCCGATGAGTACATCTTTCTCTACGCCTACACCGGCAGAGATGAGGACTCGAGGTCGGAGAGCACCGTGAGGGAGCTGATAGCCGCGTTCGGGAGGGGGGCGGGATTCAGGGTGGATCTGACCAAGCCCAGCGAGGCGTTGGAGCAGATCTACGGCCTGGGGCTGGAGAGGGTCGTGTTGGCGGGCGGTCCTAGGTTGCTGGTGCTCCTCGCTCTATTGGCCTCCCTCCTCCGGAGATCCGAGGTATATGTCCTCCCGGAGTACTCCGCGGAGCCCCTGGATTTGACCCCCCTCACCGCGTTATGCGACCTCTGCAGGCTCAGCCCGGCGAAGCTGGGCATAGTGGCCTCAGTCAGCGGGAGGGTGGGGATAGACGACGTGGCGCAGTTGGTGGGCCGGGACTCGACGACTGTGGCGAGGTACCTCAAGGACCTAAGCGAGGCGGGGATTGTGAAGTCCCTCGGCGGCAGGAGGAGGGAGTACTTCGTCGACCCGCTCCTCACCACAGTTGCTCGTCTTATGCAAAACAGAGCTGGATCTTTGTAGACAGTAATTCTTAATAATTATTGTATTCTCTTCCCCATGGAGTCTGTACAACTCAAGAAGGAAGAGCTAGTGGAGCGGGCCGCCCGCTCCGTAAGGCCGGCCGTACATCTGGAGATGGCCTACGATGTGTTGGACGAGCTCTCCAGATCCCCTGAGAAGTACCCGGAGCAGTTGGCAAAGCTCTCGAGGATCGTTGTGAAGGTGCTGAACGACGTAGAGGATGAGCTCGAACACAATCCCCAGAACGAGGAATTACAGAAGGCCAGGAATAGGCTGGCGGCTTGGGGCGGATACGTGGCCGAGCTCGCCAAGCGCCTTGAGGAGGCGGATGACAGAGAGAGGATCCGGATGGTGAGGCTCTTCTGCGCCATGGCCCTAGCTCCCGACAAACTGACTGTAGAGCTGAAGAAGCTGCTTAAGGGGCGATGAGGGTGGCTCCCCCCTACGTTAGGGCCGCGGGCCGCTTCGAGGCGCAGCTGTCGGTCTTGACCGGCGCCGGCAACATGGGCAACTACAACATGCACGCCGTGGCCAAGGTGATTCACGGCGGGAAAGCCTACGAAGTGCCCGTGTTGACTGGGAACGCTCTGAAGCACTGGCACTCGGTGTA includes:
- the cas4a gene encoding type I-A CRISPR-associated protein Cas4/Csa1 gives rise to the protein MLTLLEIARLLRRAKVTQGPAEVSPELRGWAYDRQPVKPPAYLGLALSDFAYGYCPTGRSLYLKYVLGERPQPTKPLAEGQALHAVLFKALEDFRRYVYSGAPMSPPGEGMPEDLRAKAEALYRYIAVRLTGEYQYVLASRLARSRDAAAFYAAPIAAQIAVDGAPLGLSYVVADGVALGAVVEFKFGPSQNVDVALAGYAMAIEAEYGVPIDYGIHVQIAVDGQVEYRASAYVLGDAPRAKFLEARDEAIDVVASARDPGPAPQCPKTCPYYSVCRS
- the csa3 gene encoding CRISPR-associated CARF protein Csa3, encoding MRMGITVGFEHRFAVRALAKLGPADEYIFLYAYTGRDEDSRSESTVRELIAAFGRGAGFRVDLTKPSEALEQIYGLGLERVVLAGGPRLLVLLALLASLLRRSEVYVLPEYSAEPLDLTPLTALCDLCRLSPAKLGIVASVSGRVGIDDVAQLVGRDSTTVARYLKDLSEAGIVKSLGGRRREYFVDPLLTTVARLMQNRAGSL
- the csa5 gene encoding type I-A CRISPR-associated protein Csa5, whose amino-acid sequence is MESVQLKKEELVERAARSVRPAVHLEMAYDVLDELSRSPEKYPEQLAKLSRIVVKVLNDVEDELEHNPQNEELQKARNRLAAWGGYVAELAKRLEEADDRERIRMVRLFCAMALAPDKLTVELKKLLKGR